The Moraxella osloensis genome contains a region encoding:
- a CDS encoding c-type cytochrome codes for MSTALKFATPLIVAMALVGCNKKTETTTTTTASAPATTVTASANGATATATVSTTTTSTTAVDPNMTPEDHKKARERIMKDWKKTNQTIGAMVKDPSKFDAAQVKAAAEKLNQNPWVHYPETAKGGEAKDEIWSDAAGFQQQIDKFKTAASALNAAAATATSVDGIKTQFGDLGASCKSCHDKYKED; via the coding sequence ATGTCGACTGCATTAAAATTTGCCACCCCATTAATCGTTGCGATGGCGCTGGTAGGCTGTAATAAAAAAACAGAAACCACAACCACAACTACTGCTTCAGCGCCTGCTACCACAGTTACCGCTAGCGCCAATGGTGCAACTGCAACCGCTACGGTAAGTACCACGACAACCTCGACCACGGCAGTTGACCCTAACATGACGCCAGAAGACCACAAAAAAGCGCGTGAAAGAATCATGAAAGATTGGAAAAAAACCAACCAAACCATTGGTGCCATGGTCAAAGATCCAAGCAAATTTGATGCCGCGCAAGTCAAAGCCGCTGCCGAGAAACTTAACCAAAATCCTTGGGTGCATTATCCAGAGACAGCTAAGGGCGGTGAAGCAAAAGATGAAATTTGGAGTGATGCTGCAGGGTTCCAACAGCAGATTGATAAATTTAAAACCGCTGCCAGTGCTCTTAATGCCGCCGCTGCGACTGCAACCAGTGTCGATGGCATCAAAACCCAATTTGGCGATTTGGGCGCTAGCTGTAAATCCTGTCATGACAAATATAAAGAAGATTAA
- the rpmF gene encoding 50S ribosomal protein L32, with protein MAVQQNRKSRSRRDMRRSHDRITINAVAVDATTGEKHIRHHATKDGFYRGRQLFKVAAVAE; from the coding sequence ATGGCTGTTCAACAAAACCGTAAAAGCCGTTCACGCCGTGATATGCGTCGTTCACACGACCGCATCACAATCAATGCTGTTGCTGTAGATGCAACCACTGGTGAAAAACACATCCGTCACCATGCGACCAAAGACGGTTTTTACCGTGGTCGTCAATTATTCAAAGTAGCAGCCGTTGCTGAATAA
- a CDS encoding YceD family protein encodes MTLHSSSNVLAQSSQDVPTTASSKTANNTTSEIGSSASLVKFIDLARWEHNNDNHYHWEGKVSLKDLPRIYALGDEHHDNDQPLDVILDIQKKGDVVFWQLHTTGALWQTCQRCLDPVAVSLDVDSELALLEDENHVALLDEGTEIILIDELTDDNKLWLLPMIEDELLVDLPLAPKHDDCEMAVTEVGELPEAVAEKENPFAVLASLKS; translated from the coding sequence ATGACGCTACATTCTTCATCAAACGTACTAGCACAATCATCGCAAGATGTACCGACAACTGCCTCATCCAAAACCGCCAATAACACCACCAGTGAGATTGGCTCTAGTGCCAGCTTGGTTAAGTTTATTGACTTGGCACGTTGGGAGCATAACAATGACAACCATTATCACTGGGAAGGCAAGGTGAGTCTCAAGGATTTGCCACGTATCTATGCCTTGGGTGATGAACATCATGACAACGATCAGCCACTGGATGTGATATTAGATATCCAGAAAAAAGGGGACGTGGTATTTTGGCAATTACACACTACGGGCGCGCTTTGGCAAACCTGCCAGCGCTGCCTAGACCCCGTTGCAGTGAGTCTGGATGTCGATAGTGAGCTTGCACTGCTTGAAGATGAAAATCACGTCGCATTGCTTGATGAAGGCACAGAAATCATCCTGATTGATGAGCTAACGGATGACAATAAACTGTGGCTATTACCAATGATTGAAGATGAGTTATTGGTTGATTTGCCATTAGCGCCCAAGCATGATGACTGCGAAATGGCAGTCACTGAGGTAGGCGAGTTGCCAGAGGCAGTGGCAGAAAAAGAAAATCCGTTTGCGGTACTGGCAAGCCTAAAAAGCTAA
- a CDS encoding elongation factor P hydroxylase: MKLPFVSQFAVLPVLANDIDTTVIDQKSANLALRVNFVPVLASISKTKNRPLTDYQWVSVEALQVQWLMGWFKRWFCHRDTILVKGEHEPEYFAATDSEPAKIVFAHGFFASALHEISHWCMAGQKRRLLNDFGYWYAPDGRNQQQQQQFEQVEILPQAIECLLTLACNKPFSVSKDNLFADFDTSQSTFEADVQAQAVKFWQTGQKLSTDAKFLLSQLTKLRPLPLASFDIFHNFIKVN, translated from the coding sequence ATGAAACTGCCTTTTGTCAGCCAATTCGCGGTGTTGCCTGTGTTAGCCAATGATATTGACACAACTGTGATTGACCAAAAAAGTGCGAATTTAGCATTAAGGGTTAATTTTGTCCCCGTACTAGCCAGTATATCAAAGACAAAAAATCGCCCTTTGACTGACTATCAATGGGTATCGGTGGAAGCATTACAAGTGCAATGGCTAATGGGTTGGTTCAAACGGTGGTTTTGCCATCGTGATACGATTTTGGTCAAAGGCGAGCATGAGCCTGAATATTTTGCCGCGACTGATAGCGAGCCTGCCAAAATTGTATTTGCGCATGGATTTTTTGCCAGTGCCTTGCATGAAATTAGCCATTGGTGTATGGCAGGCCAAAAACGCCGATTGCTCAATGATTTTGGCTACTGGTATGCGCCCGATGGACGTAATCAGCAGCAGCAGCAACAGTTCGAACAAGTAGAAATCCTGCCGCAGGCGATTGAATGTTTATTGACGCTGGCTTGCAACAAACCCTTTAGCGTGTCTAAAGATAATTTGTTTGCCGATTTTGATACCAGTCAGAGCACTTTTGAAGCCGATGTACAAGCCCAAGCGGTGAAGTTTTGGCAAACGGGTCAAAAACTGTCAACCGATGCCAAATTCTTGCTAAGCCAGTTAACCAAACTGCGCCCGCTACCATTGGCCTCGTTTGATATCTTTCACAATTTTATCAAAGTGAATTAA